Proteins encoded together in one Pseudomonas sp. ADAK13 window:
- a CDS encoding NAD-dependent epimerase/dehydratase family protein codes for MQTILGATGQIAVELARELHRIFTDDIRLVSRNPLKVNESDTLVPADLLDAGQAANAVKGSSIVYFTVGLPPDTEMWETQFLLMLQNSLNATRAANARFVYFDNTYMYPQNNRVLTEGAPFEPVGRKCKVRAAMAYLVLQEMERGDIPVVIGRAPEFYGPSKTQSVTNRLVIDNLKAGKIPRVPVRDDTKRTLIWTPDASRALAALGNAASTYGQTWHLPCDDNRLTYRQFVTLATEIFGRPQSYRVLGKLTLTMAGLVSKQVRELQELLPRYEYDNLFDSSKFKERFPEFDVTTYRQGLEQILAESNCI; via the coding sequence ATGCAAACTATCCTCGGAGCTACCGGCCAGATCGCCGTTGAACTGGCGCGAGAACTACACCGGATCTTTACGGATGACATACGTCTTGTGAGCCGGAACCCGCTCAAGGTGAACGAATCCGACACTCTGGTACCGGCGGATTTGCTGGATGCCGGTCAGGCAGCTAATGCAGTCAAGGGCAGCAGCATCGTTTACTTCACCGTAGGTTTACCGCCGGATACAGAGATGTGGGAAACGCAGTTCTTATTAATGCTGCAAAACTCCCTAAATGCGACTCGCGCAGCTAACGCCAGATTTGTCTATTTCGACAACACCTACATGTATCCGCAAAATAATCGCGTGCTGACCGAGGGCGCACCCTTCGAGCCAGTCGGTCGCAAATGCAAGGTACGTGCCGCAATGGCATACTTGGTGCTACAGGAGATGGAGCGAGGTGATATTCCCGTCGTGATTGGCCGGGCACCCGAGTTCTATGGCCCCAGCAAAACGCAGAGCGTCACCAATAGGTTGGTCATCGACAATTTGAAAGCTGGCAAGATACCTCGTGTGCCCGTACGAGACGATACGAAGCGCACGCTCATATGGACTCCAGACGCGAGCCGCGCGTTGGCAGCCTTGGGAAACGCAGCAAGCACATATGGGCAAACCTGGCACCTTCCATGCGACGACAACCGTCTGACCTACAGGCAGTTTGTAACTCTGGCAACCGAAATTTTTGGCAGACCCCAATCTTACCGAGTCCTCGGCAAGCTCACATTAACGATGGCTGGCCTTGTCTCCAAGCAGGTGAGGGAGCTTCAGGAACTATTGCCACGATACGAGTACGATAACCTATTCGACTCTTCGAAGTTCAAGGAGCGTTTTCCTGAGTTTGACGTGACTACCTATCGTCAGGGGCTTGAACAGATTCTGGCCGAGTCGAATTGCATTTAG